One Nicotiana sylvestris chromosome 12, ASM39365v2, whole genome shotgun sequence genomic window carries:
- the LOC104249462 gene encoding uncharacterized protein, protein MGKVEDEHQLPISTVGANGTDQNVENNSCRSRFSGFVKFRCVFALLFGGAVLLSAIFLLPFFHTGDLGDLDLDPKFRGHDIVASFMLEKPASLMEDYTLQLEDDIFDEISVSNTKVEIISLENITGSNITRVVFAVDSDVKNMRISPTALSLVRSEFETVITHPSFLHLTASLFGDPFSFDVLKLRGGITVIPKQIGFLMQNVQIRFNFTLNSSIDEIQDKFDELTSQLKSGVHLASYENLYIKLTNTRGSTVNPPTIVQCQVLLAVGINPSNSRLKQLAQTIGSNSKNLGLNNTVFGRVKQVSLSSILQHSLGSPSPSPAPQPYHPQHHHHHSRHHHRQGSNVAPAISPAPRAEKRGSVSRKVSPILAPVPSSAPVVAPAPIHSTHKGHVAKPPCHFERFPRKATSHPPVLPPIRSPVPAPHIAPSPPQKMHAPTPVPHELSALSPLPSVVYAHTQPPPMTPPMTPSVAEPPHRIPSGSKSPSSSSTGIFSSNLWALSLFLLLVPRL, encoded by the exons ATGGGCAAAGTAGAGGATGAACATCAATTACCAATATCAACAGTAGGTGCAAATGGTACAGACCAAAATGTAGAGAATAATAGTTGCCGCAGCAGATTCAGTGGGTTTGTGAAGTTTAGATGTGTATTTGCTTTGCTGTTTGGTGGAGCTGTTTTGCTTTCTGCTATATTTTTGCTGCCTTTTTTTCACACTGGAGATCTTGGGGATCTAGATCTAGACCCCAAATTTAGAG GTCATGACATAGTAGCCAGTTTCATGCTTGAGAAGCCAGCTTCTTTGATGGAGGATTATACCTTGCAACTTGAAGATGATATTTTTGATGAAATAAGTGTTTCCAACACTAAA GTGGAAATAATATCATTAGAAAATATAACTGGATCAAACATAACAAGGGTTGTCTTCGCTGTTGATTCTGATGTGAAAAATATGAGGATTTCTCCAACTGCTCTGAGTCTAGTCAGATCCGAATTTGAAACTGTAATTACTCACCCATCATTTCTGCACCTGACGGCATCTTTGTTCGGGGATCCTTTTTCTTTCGATGTGCTGAAACTCAGAGGAGGGATTACAGTGATCCCTAAACAAATTGGATTCCTCATGCAGAATGTGCAGATCCGATTCAACTTCACATTGAACTCCTCCATCGATGAAATTCAAGATAAATTTGATGAATTAACAAGCCAGCTGAAATCAGGGGTACACCTTGCATCATACGAG AACTTGTATATCAAGTTGACTAATACAAGAGGCTCGACGGTGAATCCTCCCACTATTGTTCAGTGTCAAGTTCTTTTAGCAGTTGGGATAAATCCTTCTAATTCTAGGTTGAAGCAGTTGGCTCAGACCATTGGTTCTAATTCTAAAAACCTTGGCCTTAATAACACCGTATTTGGGAGGGTTAAACAAGTTAGCCTGTCTTCTATTTTACAACATTCTCTTGGTAGTCCTTCACCTTCTCCGGCTCCTCAACCCTATCACCCTCAACACCATCACCACCACAGTCGCCACCACCACCGCCAAGGCTCGAATGTTGCTCCCGCAATTTCACCTGCTCCGAGGGCTGAGAAAAGGGGATCAGTTAGCAGGAAAGTTTCACCAATATTGGCACCTGTGCCATCGTCTGCACCAGTGGTTGCACCTGCCCCTATACATTCAACTCACAAAGGTCATGTGGCGAAACCTCCTTGTCATTTCGAGAGATTCCCAAGGAAGGCGACTAGTCATCCTCCTGTACTACCGCCTATTAGGTCACCAGTCCCTGCACCTCATATTGCTCCCTCTCCACCACAGAAAATGCATGCTCCAACACCAGTCCCGCATGAACTCTCTGCGTTGAGCCCATTGCCCTCTGTTGTGTATGCTCACACTCAGCCTCCTCCAATGACACCTCCAATGACACCTTCAGTTGCAGAGCCTCCTCACAGAATACCTTCAGGTTCAAAATCCCCATCGTCAT CTTCTACAGGGATTTTTTCGTCAAACTTGTGGGCTCTCTCGCTGTTTCTACTTCTTGTACCACGTTTATAG